Below is a window of Leifsonia sp. NPDC080035 DNA.
GCACACCAGCCGACGAACAGCAGCGCGGAGATCGGCAGCAGACCGTGCCACTCGATCATCCGGCGCTGGGCGATGAACGAGAAGGCCGCGAGGACCGCGAGCATGGTGAGAGCGCCGATCAGGCCCGGCCAGCCGATGACCGCGCGGATCGCGTGGGTGGAGAAGCCGACGCCCACCGTCGCCAGGGCGAGTGCCGAGTTGAACCGGGCGGACCCGAGGAACTCGGTGACCGCGGGCGGCACCAGGGTTCTGCGGGCTTCTGCCATGCACAGAATCCTACGGCGCGGATCGCTTGGTCTTGACGGAGAGCACGACGAGCAGCGTCCATCCCGCCTCGATGAGGATGCGACTCTCGGCGAAGCTCTGGGCGATGAGGGCGGCGATCACGAGCAGCGGAAGGAGCGTCAGCGCCGTGTAGGGGATGTCGTCGACCACTGCCGCTCGCGGCCGGTCGACCGCGGTGAACCACGACCGCCAGAGGGTGGACAGCACCAGCAGGATGAAGACGACCAGGCCGAGGATGCCGAGCTGCAGCCACACGTCGAGCCAGGCGTTGTGCGCCTGCAGGTAGACGACGCCGCCGCGCTCGGCGAGGTTCTTGAACGGTGCGGTCCAGGGCGCCCAGTAGCTCACCCAGCCCCAGCCGAACGCGGGCCGCTGCTGCGCGAGGCCGATCACCTTGTCCCAGATGTCCAGGCGTCCGGTGAGGTCCTCGCTCTTGCCAAGCAGGGCGGGGATGCGGGAGGCGAACACCGAGCCGAGCACGACGACTACCACGAGCAGCGCCCCGGCGGTGAGGTAGACCGGCGTGCGGCGCTCGGGCCCTGCTCGACGCGTCCAGAGGGCGAAGCCGAGCACGACGGCGGTGACGAGCCCGGCGACGATCACCGTCGACGAGCGGGTGAGGGCGAGGGTGAGAACGGCGACGACCAGCCACGCGATAGCCGAGCCGCGCCGGACGGTGCGGTCGGCGAGCTGGATTCCGAAGACGATGAGGGCGAGCAGCGCGATCATCGCCAGCAGGTTGCTGTTGCCGACGATGCCCTGGATCTGTCCGCCGTGGAAAAGCAGGCCGCGGCTCCAGTAGAAGGCCTGCGGGAGGTGGCCGGGGGGAACCGGCTGCGCGGGCGTGAGCGGCAGGACCGGATGGCGGACGAAGACCGCGACGATGAACTCGAACAGCAGTGAGAGCCCGAGGATCCAGCGGAACGCGTTGCCGAGCGCCGTGAGCAGGCCCGCCCAGCCGAGGCACAGGGCGAGGAAGACCGCCCCGGCCGTCGTCGCCAGGGTCGCGAGGACGCCGAGCGCGCTCGCCCCCGGGTACGCCGACCACGCGATCGAGACGATCGCGAGCAGAAGGAAGAGGAGCAGCGTTTTCGGCGCCTTCCGCCACGAGAACGCGGGACGCATTCGGACGAGGAGGACGATGCTCCCCGCCGCCAGCAGGCCGGCGAGGATGAAGTACCCCGGCCAGCTGATCAGGTTGCGCCAGAAGTCGCCGGCGAACAGGGTGAACAGCAGGAGGGACGCGAACACCGACACTCCGGTGCCGGACGACCGGCGCGCGGCGTCGACGGTGGCGCTCAGCACGGACGGTCTACTCACTCTGCGAAGAATAGCTCACCGGTTCGGCATGGCGAGGAAGAGGGTCCCGGCCCCTCCGCCGACGGTGAGGCGGCTCTCGTCCGCGACGACGACGGCGTCCCCGCGGTCGAGGTGCACCGCTCCCGCTGCGCCGGTCAGCTCGACCGCCCCGGCCGTGCAGAGCGCGATCGCCGTCCCGGTCAGGCTCACCTCGGCGCTCGCCACGTCGCCGCCGACCTCGATGTGGTCGAGCGCGAAGTCGGGGACGTCCGGCCGGAACTCCTCCACGCCGGGGGCCGGCCGCTCGGGCGGCAGAGGCGTCGCGGCGATGGGGGAGAAGTCGAGCACGCTCACGAGCTCCGGCACGTCGATCCGCTTCGGGGTGAGGCCGCCGCGCAGCACGTTGTCGGACGCGGCCATCAGCTCGATCCCGAGGCCGCGCAGGTACGCGTGGATGTTCCCCGCCGGCAGGTAGAGCACCTGCCCCGGCGAGAGGGCGACCCGGTTGAGCAGCAGCGCGAGCACGATGCCGGGGTCGCCGGGAAACGCAGCGGACAGCATCCGCACGGTGTCCGCCGTCTGACCTTCGCGGTCGGCTGCGGCCTGGACGACGGCGGTCACCAGCTCGCCGACCTCGGGGGATCCGCCGAGCAGCCACTCGGTCGCCCGGCGCAGCACCGCGCCCGGCTCCCCGTCGAGGGTGGCCGCGAACGTCCTGATCGCGGGAGCGTCGCCGAGCTCCTCCAGCGCGACCCGGCTGAGGGCGGGGTCGCGGAAGCCGCAGAGCGCGTCGAAGGGGTCGGACAGTGCGAAGATCAGCTCCGGCTTGTGGAACGGGTCCTTGTAGTTGCGCTCGGGCGAGTCCGCAGCCAGGCCCGCCGCGTTCTCGCGGTCGAAGCCTGCTCGGGCCTGCTCGGGGGACGGGTGGGCCTGCAGCGAGAGTGGGCCGTCGGCCGCGAGCACCTTGAGCAGGTACGGCAGCCTGCCCGCGGTGACCGGCCAGGACGCAAGGTCCGTCGCGCCGTCCGCCTGGGCGGGGTCGAGGATGCGCGAGGGCGACCCGGGATGCGCTCCGAGCCACAGCTCCGCCTCCGGTCCGCCGCTCGGTCGCGTGCCGAGGAGACCGGCGATCGCCGTGGTCGACCCCCAGGCGTAGTCCCGCGGGGTGTTGCCGATGCGCACAAACATCCGTCGTCGTCCCTTCCGATTCGTTAGACCAAAGTACCAACGGCTTTGCCCGGTCCGGCGCGGCTTCGTAGGCTGTCGCTGCCCGAAAGCCGACCGGACGCAATGGAGCACACATGTCCTTCGAATCCCTCGCCAGTGACTTCTACGGCTTCGAGGACCTCCTCACCGAGCGTGAGAAGGACTTCCTCGTCACCCTTCGCGGCGCGCTGGAGACCGAGATCAAGCCCATCGTCAACGAGTACTGGGAGAAGGCGGAGTTCCCGCACCACATCGTCGAGGTGCTGCACCGCAACGGAGCCATCGGGCTCGGTTTCCCCGAGACGGCGCCGTTCGAGAACTCGGCGGTGTTCCGCGGCTGGGTGGCGTTGGAGCTCGCCCGCGTCGACGCGTCGGTGAGCACGTACGTGGGCGTCCAGAACGGTCTGGCGCTCGGCGCGATCGGCGTGTGCGGATCGCAGGAGCAGCGCGACGAGTGGCTGCCGAAGCTGACCAGCGGCGAGGTGATCGGCGCGTTCGGCCTGACAGAGCCGACGTCCGGATCCGACTCCGCACAGGGCCTGCAGACCGTCGCGACGCGCGACGGCGACGACTGGATCCTGAACGGGTCCAAGCGCTGGATCGGCAACGCCACCTTCAGCGACATCACGATCATCTGGGCCAAGAGCGCCGAGGACGGCCAGGTGAAGGGCTTCATCGTCCCGACCGGCACCCCCGGGTACACGGCGACGAAGATCGAGGGCAAGCAGTCCCTCCGGATGGTGCAGAACGCCGACATCGTGCTCGAGGACGTGCGGGTGCCGGAGTCGCTGCGGCTGCAGAACGCGAACAGCTTCCGCGACACCGCGGCCGTGCTCCGGCTCACCCGCGCCGAGGTCGCGTGGGCGGCGGTCGGCGTCGCGATCGGGGCGTACGAGGCCGCGCTGAAGTACTCGAAGGAGCGCGTGCAGTTCGGCAAGCCGATCGCGAAGCACCAGCTCGTGCAGGACCACCTCGTGAAGTCCATCGGCGACATCACCGCGTCCATCGCGCTCTGCACCCGCGTCTCGCAGATGCTCGACGACGGCATCCAGCGCGACGAGCACTCGGCGCTGGCCAAGGCGTTCGCCACCGTCAGGATGCGCGAGACGGTGGCGCGCTGTCGCGAGGTCCTGGGCGGCAACGGCATCGTCCTCGAGTACGACGTCGCCCGCTTCTTCGCCGACGCCGAGGCGCTGTACTCCTACGAGGGCACGCGCGAGATGAACACGCTCATCGTCGGCCGGGCGATCACCGGCGAGGCCGCCTTCGTCTGAGCGCCGTCGTCCTGGCCGCACTGCTCCGACCGATAGGGTGGCCCCTGTCGGCTGAGCAGAGCAGGAGGACGTTCCGTGGCGTGGTTGGTGACCGGAGGCGCAGGCTACATCGGCTCGCACGTTGTGCGGGCGTTCCGCGAGGAGGGCATCGGCGTCGTCGTGGTCGACGACCTCTCCAGCGGGCATGAGGAGTTCGTCCCCTCCGATGTGCCGTTCTACCGCGGCACCATCCTCGACGGTGCGCTGCTGGAGCGGATCTTCGCCGAGAA
It encodes the following:
- a CDS encoding O-antigen ligase family protein, which produces MSRPSVLSATVDAARRSSGTGVSVFASLLLFTLFAGDFWRNLISWPGYFILAGLLAAGSIVLLVRMRPAFSWRKAPKTLLLFLLLAIVSIAWSAYPGASALGVLATLATTAGAVFLALCLGWAGLLTALGNAFRWILGLSLLFEFIVAVFVRHPVLPLTPAQPVPPGHLPQAFYWSRGLLFHGGQIQGIVGNSNLLAMIALLALIVFGIQLADRTVRRGSAIAWLVVAVLTLALTRSSTVIVAGLVTAVVLGFALWTRRAGPERRTPVYLTAGALLVVVVVLGSVFASRIPALLGKSEDLTGRLDIWDKVIGLAQQRPAFGWGWVSYWAPWTAPFKNLAERGGVVYLQAHNAWLDVWLQLGILGLVVFILLVLSTLWRSWFTAVDRPRAAVVDDIPYTALTLLPLLVIAALIAQSFAESRILIEAGWTLLVVLSVKTKRSAP
- the manA gene encoding mannose-6-phosphate isomerase, class I — translated: MFVRIGNTPRDYAWGSTTAIAGLLGTRPSGGPEAELWLGAHPGSPSRILDPAQADGATDLASWPVTAGRLPYLLKVLAADGPLSLQAHPSPEQARAGFDRENAAGLAADSPERNYKDPFHKPELIFALSDPFDALCGFRDPALSRVALEELGDAPAIRTFAATLDGEPGAVLRRATEWLLGGSPEVGELVTAVVQAAADREGQTADTVRMLSAAFPGDPGIVLALLLNRVALSPGQVLYLPAGNIHAYLRGLGIELMAASDNVLRGGLTPKRIDVPELVSVLDFSPIAATPLPPERPAPGVEEFRPDVPDFALDHIEVGGDVASAEVSLTGTAIALCTAGAVELTGAAGAVHLDRGDAVVVADESRLTVGGGAGTLFLAMPNR
- a CDS encoding acyl-CoA dehydrogenase family protein; its protein translation is MSFESLASDFYGFEDLLTEREKDFLVTLRGALETEIKPIVNEYWEKAEFPHHIVEVLHRNGAIGLGFPETAPFENSAVFRGWVALELARVDASVSTYVGVQNGLALGAIGVCGSQEQRDEWLPKLTSGEVIGAFGLTEPTSGSDSAQGLQTVATRDGDDWILNGSKRWIGNATFSDITIIWAKSAEDGQVKGFIVPTGTPGYTATKIEGKQSLRMVQNADIVLEDVRVPESLRLQNANSFRDTAAVLRLTRAEVAWAAVGVAIGAYEAALKYSKERVQFGKPIAKHQLVQDHLVKSIGDITASIALCTRVSQMLDDGIQRDEHSALAKAFATVRMRETVARCREVLGGNGIVLEYDVARFFADAEALYSYEGTREMNTLIVGRAITGEAAFV